The following proteins come from a genomic window of Streptomyces sp. Sge12:
- a CDS encoding non-ribosomal peptide synthetase, producing MTSHQADADIRTDIRTDIRAGGGDGAPYRRPVSPTERLYLAAGDARGVMALRIVVEGDGVPDPEHFRAALERAAASCPGSRLVRTGTVWRAEGPSPQVRYGTPRAGAYADSAPGTVELPARPPRRAEPPGCEVLIVPGADGKAPTTVVFSASHALMDGHGALTWVREVFRALRGEPARPAPDTDTDAGLLRLLGSSGPRPMPGPPRRSPLGTGSGDRRPLRTLWLRRTLPGRHPALTARLAQALTDAARLDTRVMVPVDLRRHRPRIAATGNLSLPLFLDLRPGEDWAAAHTRLLTALAERRELAAGFETSLAPLPLPVTAGLLRTAQAVASRTDRHLASAVVSHLGRLDLAELSGGGFTASTAYALPVHAPLVPLSLVAAESGEATEITLGVRGGGRDLAARAAELLDTLLAGLEAADAAAARPGPGTTTGAGAAAPQVAQPAPTAPRPNTPTLPAPSPTPVPDLSPAAFPDLSPAAVPGPSPTAVPDPSPAVPSPNPEAVPSPTSLPDPAGGRSPAPAAELTVVDAFRAQAARTPHAPALDGPEGVVTYAELDRRSDAVAAHLARRGVGREDLVGLVVDRTPAGVCALWGILKAGAAYVPLDPGHPGARIAEILGGAAVALSLTGRHLAEELAPFVPGTLLAVEDLLEGAPGPDAPAAAVLRPADLAYVIHTSGSTGRPKGVQIEHGSLMGFVRWMSGVCRVTGRTRFGFASSYAFDISCFPLFLPLLAGGTVVLAPGAPSPAALRALVAEHRADTLALTPSHLALLGAASGGPTHRLRTLLLGGESLTPTAVRSAQAVFGADCRVINAYGPTESTVAVLAHPVAGDESGATVPIGLPGPYAEVDLVTEHGDIIGNGPADTGRTGEIVVRGTQVARGYLGPPDGRPSPFTTGPDGVRAYRTGDLGRRLADGGFEFAGRIDEQVKIAGHRVDPAEVVAALEAHPAVHRAVVAPRRRPHSTAAVLCAYVLPEATADPALRADLARALRAELTRTLPAYLVPAHVLVIDTLPSTVSGKADLDALPDPFAPTAPVAPLPDTLEARVRHHWAQILGVDGALLSADSDFHALGGDSLALVEMLTAVSSDLLTPGQSQRFTGRLDCLVRDLTLGQVCTHLTAAREEAAA from the coding sequence ATGACGTCCCACCAGGCCGATGCCGACATCCGCACCGACATCCGCACCGACATCCGCGCCGGCGGAGGTGACGGTGCCCCCTATCGGCGTCCGGTGTCGCCCACCGAACGCCTCTACCTCGCCGCCGGTGACGCCCGTGGGGTTATGGCCCTGCGCATCGTCGTCGAGGGCGACGGCGTACCCGATCCCGAGCACTTCCGGGCCGCCCTGGAACGGGCCGCCGCATCATGCCCGGGGTCGCGGCTCGTGCGTACCGGGACGGTGTGGCGCGCGGAGGGGCCGTCGCCGCAGGTGCGGTACGGGACACCGCGCGCCGGTGCGTACGCCGACTCGGCGCCGGGGACGGTCGAGTTGCCCGCCCGGCCCCCGCGGCGGGCGGAGCCGCCGGGCTGTGAGGTGCTGATCGTGCCCGGCGCGGACGGGAAGGCGCCCACCACCGTCGTCTTCAGTGCCTCGCACGCCCTGATGGACGGTCACGGCGCCCTGACCTGGGTACGGGAGGTCTTCCGAGCCCTGCGCGGCGAACCGGCCCGGCCCGCGCCCGACACGGACACCGACGCCGGGCTGCTGCGCCTGCTCGGCAGCAGCGGGCCGCGGCCCATGCCGGGCCCTCCTCGCCGCTCCCCGCTCGGCACGGGCAGCGGCGACCGCCGCCCGCTCCGGACGCTGTGGCTGCGCCGCACCCTCCCCGGCCGCCATCCCGCGCTCACCGCCCGCCTCGCCCAGGCCCTGACCGACGCCGCACGGCTCGACACCCGTGTCATGGTCCCCGTCGACCTGCGCCGCCACCGCCCCCGGATCGCGGCCACGGGCAACCTGAGCCTGCCGCTGTTCCTGGACCTGCGCCCGGGGGAGGACTGGGCGGCCGCGCACACCCGCCTGCTGACCGCCCTCGCCGAGCGCCGGGAACTCGCCGCCGGATTCGAGACGTCCCTCGCGCCGCTTCCGTTGCCCGTGACCGCCGGTCTGCTGCGCACCGCCCAGGCCGTGGCGTCACGTACCGACCGGCACCTCGCTTCCGCCGTCGTCTCCCACCTCGGCCGCCTGGACCTGGCGGAGCTCTCCGGCGGCGGCTTCACGGCGTCGACGGCCTACGCGCTGCCGGTGCACGCCCCACTGGTCCCGCTCTCGCTGGTCGCCGCCGAGAGCGGCGAGGCGACCGAGATCACGCTCGGCGTCCGAGGCGGGGGCCGGGACCTGGCGGCCCGCGCCGCGGAGCTGCTGGACACGCTCCTCGCCGGCCTCGAGGCCGCGGACGCCGCGGCAGCCCGGCCCGGCCCAGGCACCACGACGGGCGCCGGCGCGGCCGCACCACAGGTGGCGCAGCCGGCTCCGACCGCCCCCCGCCCGAACACACCGACCCTCCCGGCCCCGAGTCCGACGCCTGTCCCGGACCTGAGTCCGGCGGCCTTCCCGGACCTGAGTCCGGCAGCCGTCCCGGGCCCGAGCCCGACGGCCGTCCCTGACCCGAGTCCGGCCGTCCCGAGCCCGAATCCGGAGGCCGTTCCGAGTCCGACGTCCCTCCCGGACCCGGCGGGCGGCCGCAGCCCGGCGCCGGCCGCCGAACTCACCGTCGTGGACGCCTTCCGCGCCCAGGCCGCCCGCACCCCCCACGCGCCCGCCCTCGACGGACCCGAGGGCGTGGTCACGTACGCCGAACTCGACCGGCGCTCCGACGCCGTCGCGGCCCACCTCGCGCGGCGCGGCGTAGGCCGCGAGGACCTGGTGGGGCTGGTCGTCGACCGGACGCCCGCCGGAGTGTGCGCCCTGTGGGGCATCCTCAAGGCGGGCGCCGCCTACGTGCCGCTCGACCCCGGCCACCCCGGCGCCCGGATCGCGGAGATCCTCGGGGGAGCCGCCGTCGCCCTCAGCCTGACCGGGCGACACCTGGCCGAGGAGCTCGCCCCCTTCGTACCCGGGACCCTGCTCGCGGTCGAGGACCTCCTCGAAGGGGCCCCCGGCCCGGACGCCCCGGCGGCAGCAGTGCTGCGGCCCGCGGACCTCGCGTACGTCATCCACACCTCCGGTTCCACCGGCCGCCCCAAGGGCGTGCAGATCGAGCACGGCAGCTTGATGGGATTCGTTCGCTGGATGTCCGGTGTCTGCCGGGTCACCGGCCGTACGCGCTTCGGTTTCGCCTCCTCCTACGCGTTCGACATCTCGTGCTTCCCCCTCTTCCTGCCCCTGCTGGCCGGCGGTACGGTCGTCCTCGCTCCCGGCGCACCCTCACCCGCCGCCCTGCGCGCGCTCGTCGCCGAGCACCGCGCGGACACCCTCGCGCTCACGCCCTCCCACCTCGCCCTCCTCGGCGCCGCGTCCGGCGGTCCCACCCACCGCCTGCGCACCCTGCTGCTGGGCGGCGAGTCGCTCACCCCCACCGCCGTACGGTCCGCACAGGCCGTCTTCGGGGCCGACTGCCGGGTGATCAACGCGTACGGGCCCACCGAGTCCACCGTCGCCGTGCTCGCCCACCCCGTGGCCGGCGACGAGAGCGGCGCCACCGTCCCGATCGGCCTCCCCGGCCCCTACGCCGAGGTGGACCTCGTCACCGAGCACGGCGACATCATCGGCAACGGACCGGCCGACACCGGGCGCACCGGCGAGATCGTCGTACGCGGCACCCAGGTGGCCCGCGGCTACCTCGGGCCGCCCGACGGCCGTCCCTCACCCTTCACCACCGGCCCCGACGGCGTCCGCGCCTACCGCACCGGCGACCTCGGACGCCGACTGGCAGACGGGGGCTTCGAGTTCGCCGGGCGCATCGACGAGCAGGTGAAGATCGCCGGGCACCGCGTCGACCCCGCCGAGGTCGTCGCCGCCCTCGAAGCCCACCCGGCCGTCCACCGCGCCGTGGTCGCGCCCCGCCGCCGCCCGCACTCCACGGCGGCCGTGCTCTGTGCGTACGTACTGCCGGAGGCGACCGCCGACCCCGCGCTCCGCGCGGATCTGGCGCGCGCCCTGCGGGCCGAGCTGACCCGGACCCTCCCCGCGTACCTGGTCCCCGCCCACGTCCTGGTGATCGACACCCTGCCCAGCACGGTCAGCGGCAAGGCCGATCTCGACGCCCTCCCGGACCCCTTCGCCCCCACCGCGCCGGTCGCACCCCTGCCCGACACCCTGGAGGCACGGGTCCGGCACCACTGGGCGCAGATCCTCGGCGTCGACGGCGCGCTCCTGTCGGCGGACTCCGACTTCCACGCCCTCGGCGGGGATTCGCTGGCCCTCGTCGAGATGCTCACCGCCGTCTCCTCGGACCTGCTGACCCCCGGCCAGTCCCAGCGGTTCACCGGCCGCCTCGACTGCCTCGTACGCGACCTGACGCTCGGGCAGGTCTGCACGCACCTGACCGCCGCCCGCGAGGAGGCCGCCGCATGA
- a CDS encoding AMP-binding protein: MPRTRSTGAAPAVEQPAIETDSVAGWLERNARAFPDKPAVIHPDSRGSDGYRTITYGVLQRTVEHLARGFRSAGITRGTRTVLMAPPGPELFALCFALFRVGAVPVVVDPGMGVRRMLHCYRAVGAEAFIGPPLAQLVRVLGRRTFAAVRVPVTLGRRRLGRGHTLTALRTAPATGSRADAAAPTGGDDLLMIGFTTGSTGPAKGVEYTHRMALSIARQIEEVHGRTRDDVSLVTLPFYGVLDLVYGSTLVLAPLAPARVAQADPALLVDALERFRVTTMFASPALLRNLAGHLTGSARGRHPLPDLRCVVSGGAPVPDTVVAALRRVLDEKAKIHVTYGATEVLPITSIEAAEILGDDDVRTDREDADAEGAEAGSEAEAGSEAEAGSEAVAASGAGTAARSAAGEGTCVGRPVPGTRVTIVPVTDGPLARLDSTTGLPAGRVGEILVHGDSVSRRYHRAPQSDAAHKVTEERPDGEDSRIWHRTGDLGHLDAEGRLWFCGRAVQRVRTGYRDLHTVRCEGVFNAHPLVRRTALVGIGPAGAQRPVVCVEIETGTGRGGGDGESRAALDESGWTELVAELRTMAEAHAATTGLHEFLRHPGFPVDIRHNAKIGREELARWAERQQARSASSPARRAARIVPLAGWAYLAGGAVWAATGSAPDVPVLRWLWWIDAFLSIGVHAAQIPLALPRGRAAGHGTAAVVGRTMLYGATWWRAL; the protein is encoded by the coding sequence ATGCCGCGGACGCGTTCGACCGGCGCCGCCCCCGCCGTGGAGCAACCGGCCATCGAAACGGACAGCGTCGCCGGGTGGCTGGAGCGAAACGCCCGCGCCTTCCCCGACAAACCGGCCGTCATCCACCCCGACAGCCGCGGCTCCGACGGCTACCGCACCATCACCTACGGCGTGTTGCAGCGGACGGTCGAGCACCTGGCCCGCGGATTCCGGAGCGCCGGGATCACCCGGGGCACCCGGACGGTGCTGATGGCGCCGCCCGGACCGGAGCTGTTCGCCCTCTGCTTCGCCCTGTTCCGGGTCGGTGCCGTGCCCGTCGTCGTCGATCCCGGCATGGGCGTACGGCGCATGCTGCACTGCTACCGGGCCGTGGGCGCCGAGGCGTTCATCGGGCCGCCCCTCGCCCAGCTCGTGCGCGTCCTGGGCCGCCGCACCTTCGCCGCGGTACGCGTGCCCGTCACCCTGGGGCGGCGCCGGCTCGGCCGCGGCCACACCCTCACCGCGCTGCGCACCGCCCCCGCAACCGGGAGCCGTGCGGACGCGGCGGCGCCGACCGGCGGGGACGACCTGCTGATGATCGGCTTCACCACCGGAAGCACGGGCCCCGCCAAGGGAGTCGAGTACACCCACCGCATGGCGCTGTCCATCGCCCGCCAGATAGAAGAGGTCCACGGCCGCACCCGCGACGACGTGTCCCTGGTCACGCTGCCCTTCTACGGGGTCCTCGACCTGGTCTACGGATCGACCCTGGTCCTCGCGCCGCTGGCCCCCGCCCGGGTCGCCCAGGCGGACCCGGCGCTGCTCGTGGACGCGCTGGAACGTTTCCGCGTCACCACGATGTTCGCCTCGCCCGCCCTGCTGCGGAACCTCGCCGGCCACCTCACCGGATCCGCCCGCGGCCGCCACCCGCTGCCCGATCTGCGCTGCGTCGTCTCCGGCGGGGCCCCCGTGCCCGACACGGTCGTGGCCGCGCTGCGCCGCGTACTCGACGAAAAGGCGAAGATCCATGTGACGTACGGGGCCACCGAGGTCCTGCCGATCACCTCGATCGAGGCGGCCGAGATCCTCGGCGACGACGACGTCCGGACCGACCGCGAGGACGCGGACGCCGAAGGCGCCGAGGCCGGGTCCGAGGCCGAGGCCGGGTCCGAGGCGGAAGCCGGGTCCGAGGCCGTCGCCGCGTCCGGCGCCGGTACCGCCGCCCGCTCCGCCGCCGGCGAGGGTACCTGTGTCGGCCGACCCGTCCCCGGCACCCGCGTGACCATCGTCCCCGTCACCGACGGCCCGCTCGCCCGCCTGGACTCCACAACCGGCCTGCCGGCCGGGCGAGTCGGCGAGATCCTGGTCCACGGCGACTCCGTCAGCCGGCGCTACCACCGAGCGCCCCAGTCCGACGCCGCGCACAAGGTGACCGAGGAACGCCCCGACGGCGAGGACTCCCGCATCTGGCACCGCACCGGCGACCTCGGCCACCTCGACGCCGAAGGACGGCTCTGGTTCTGCGGGCGCGCCGTGCAGCGGGTCCGCACCGGCTACCGGGACCTGCACACCGTGCGCTGCGAAGGGGTCTTCAACGCCCACCCGCTGGTCCGGCGCACCGCCCTGGTCGGCATCGGGCCGGCCGGCGCGCAACGGCCCGTCGTCTGCGTGGAGATCGAGACCGGGACCGGCCGGGGCGGCGGAGACGGCGAGAGCCGGGCGGCGCTCGACGAAAGCGGATGGACGGAGCTGGTCGCCGAGCTGCGCACCATGGCCGAGGCGCACGCCGCGACCACCGGCCTCCACGAGTTCCTGCGCCACCCCGGCTTCCCCGTGGACATCCGGCACAACGCGAAGATCGGCCGCGAGGAGCTGGCCCGCTGGGCCGAGCGGCAGCAGGCCCGGTCCGCGTCGTCCCCGGCCCGGCGAGCGGCCCGGATCGTGCCGCTCGCCGGATGGGCGTACCTCGCCGGCGGGGCCGTGTGGGCCGCGACCGGGTCCGCCCCCGACGTCCCGGTGCTGCGGTGGCTGTGGTGGATCGACGCCTTCCTCAGCATCGGCGTGCACGCCGCGCAGATCCCGCTCGCACTGCCGCGCGGCCGGGCGGCCGGACACGGGACCGCCGCCGTGGTCGGGCGCACCATGCTCTACGGCGCGACCTGGTGGCGGGCGCTGTGA
- a CDS encoding NAD-dependent epimerase/dehydratase family protein, giving the protein MRILVTGASGFLGGHLVDGALRRGHRVRALVRPGSDAVRLRSLPGVEVVTGDLTDEGSLGRAAQGCEAVLHSAARVVDHGSRAQFEAANVTGTQRLLAAARSAGARRFVFVSSPSALMRVREGDRLGIDENTPYPQRWFNHYSETKAIAEQYVRAADGPDFTTCAVRPRGIWGPRDHAGFLPRMVDAMRAGRLPDLSGGKRVLVSLCHVDNAVDACMRAALAPAGRVGGKAYFVADREETDLWPFLAGVGALFDCPPPAPRIPLVLGRGLAAAVETGWHLRRRAAGSGSVSVSGGGTDAAPPLSRYMMALLTRSATYDTRAARHDLGYAAPRTRAEGLRALRDWVTEVGGVAAWTAGPAAWSGATAPAGPAPDHTEQGNTQS; this is encoded by the coding sequence GTGAGGATCCTGGTCACCGGAGCATCCGGATTCCTGGGCGGACACCTGGTCGACGGCGCCCTGCGCCGGGGCCACCGCGTCCGCGCCCTCGTACGGCCCGGCAGCGATGCCGTACGGCTGCGCTCCCTGCCCGGCGTCGAGGTCGTCACCGGCGACCTCACCGACGAGGGTTCGCTCGGGCGGGCGGCGCAGGGCTGCGAGGCGGTCCTGCACAGCGCGGCCCGGGTCGTCGACCACGGCAGCCGCGCGCAGTTCGAGGCCGCCAACGTCACCGGCACGCAGCGGCTGCTGGCGGCGGCGAGGTCCGCGGGGGCGCGGCGGTTCGTGTTCGTCTCCAGCCCGAGCGCGCTCATGCGGGTACGGGAGGGCGACCGTCTCGGCATCGACGAGAACACCCCGTACCCGCAGCGGTGGTTCAACCACTACAGCGAGACGAAGGCGATCGCCGAACAGTACGTACGGGCGGCCGACGGGCCGGACTTCACCACCTGCGCCGTACGGCCGCGCGGCATCTGGGGGCCGCGCGACCACGCCGGATTCCTGCCGCGCATGGTCGACGCCATGCGCGCGGGCCGACTGCCCGACCTGTCGGGCGGCAAACGGGTACTGGTCTCGCTCTGCCACGTCGACAACGCGGTGGACGCCTGTATGCGGGCCGCGCTCGCCCCCGCCGGGCGGGTCGGCGGCAAGGCCTACTTCGTCGCGGACCGGGAGGAAACGGACCTGTGGCCGTTCCTCGCCGGGGTCGGCGCCCTCTTCGACTGCCCGCCGCCCGCTCCGCGCATCCCGCTCGTCCTCGGCCGCGGGCTGGCCGCCGCGGTCGAGACGGGCTGGCACCTGCGCCGCCGGGCCGCCGGCAGCGGCAGCGTCAGCGTCAGCGGAGGGGGTACGGACGCGGCTCCGCCCCTGAGCCGCTACATGATGGCGCTGCTGACCCGCTCGGCGACGTACGACACCCGCGCCGCCCGGCACGACCTCGGCTACGCGGCCCCGCGCACCCGGGCCGAGGGGCTGCGCGCGCTGCGGGATTGGGTGACGGAGGTGGGCGGCGTGGCGGCCTGGACCGCCGGCCCGGCCGCCTGGTCCGGCGCCACCGCACCGGCCGGCCCCGCACCCGACCACACCGAACAAGGGAACACGCAGTCATGA